The following proteins are encoded in a genomic region of bacterium:
- a CDS encoding LapA family protein encodes MGRLVKILAFIVLLGVLTWIAAQNSHTVTINYYKGKPIPLLGYDVGPDGARQVRPLPVYLLVLGCVFVGGLLAGILLMFPQFRLGSENQELRRKIVEQREELDVLRKIPIGQSEEEEGGSTEPIPTS; translated from the coding sequence ATGGGTAGGTTGGTCAAGATACTGGCGTTCATTGTCCTGCTAGGTGTGCTGACTTGGATTGCGGCACAGAATAGCCACACGGTTACGATCAATTACTATAAGGGGAAGCCGATACCCCTTTTGGGTTACGATGTGGGGCCAGATGGGGCCAGGCAGGTACGTCCGTTGCCGGTGTATCTCTTGGTTTTGGGCTGTGTTTTCGTTGGCGGCCTCTTGGCGGGCATTCTTCTTATGTTCCCGCAGTTTAGGCTTGGGAGCGAGAATCAAGAGCTGAGGCGCAAGATCGTGGAGCAGCGTGAGGAGCTGGACGTCCTGCGAAAGATACCGATTGGTCAGAGCGAGGAGGAAGAGGGAGGCTCGACGGAGCCAATCCCTACGTCATAG